Proteins co-encoded in one Aethina tumida isolate Nest 87 chromosome 7, icAetTumi1.1, whole genome shotgun sequence genomic window:
- the LOC109603626 gene encoding uncharacterized protein LOC109603626: METSIFTFVLLTSLIQGIYSIKCYECNRSDCLNISTESVYLTNCDSDHVCYSFAHNDSDGRLASRGCIGNRDNLCQFFHENYSGISCKICSTDLCNKEPIEPYNTFCYKCDDDDACFDPVQNRVEQVRCNVKTSFCYSHRYKDGAGYKVERGCHPGTNNITVCNELSRVRTSSNCLACTTETCNYQRIQKTPGMSCYDCNDEKECFHPEKYSIPITTCKSENEACYTFQAYPDGVKKAFRGCYEGTSSEVREKLYKNFKNINISRLSVCEDSNCNSLELPLQCYSCGGVNNYGGCLDPSSNPDTQISNCEPKANMTQVCTSYYISDAKKVVRRCANVDKTVIDVCDLISNQFEGGSKITQCNYCSEDLCNKDIINGASFNGFSFYTCIVGFGAVLLTGRL; this comes from the exons ATGGAGACATCAATTTTCACATTTGTTCTCCTCACTTCCTTAATCcaag GAATCTATTCGATCAAGTGTTACGAATGTAACAGAAGTGAttgcttaaatatttcaactgaATCCGtgtatttaacaaattgtgACAGCGACCATGTATGTTATTCCTTCGCTCACAATGATTCAGAtg ggAGATTAGCATCTAGAGGTTGTATTGGAAACAGGGATAATTTGTGCCagttttttcatgaaaattattcaGGCATCAGTTGTAAAATTTGTTCTACAGATCTATGCAACAAAGAACCCATAGAGCCTTACAACA ctttttgttacaaatgtgATGATGATGACGCTTGTTTTGACCCTGTCCAAAACAGAGTTGAACAGGTGAGATGTAATGTGAAGACTTCATTTTGCTATTCCCATAGGTACAAAGATGGTGCTG GATACAAAGTTGAGAGAGGTTGTCACCCTGGTACTAACAACATAACCGTTTGCAACGAATTAAGCAGAGTACGAACCTCATCAAATTGTTTGGCTTGTACTACAGAGACTTGTAACTACCAAAGAATTCAGAAAACTCCtg GAATGAGTTGCTACGATTGCAACGACGAAAAGGAATGCTTCCACccagaaaaatattctattcccATAACAACCTGCAAATCAGAAAACGAAGCCTGTTACACTTTCCAGGCCTACCCAGATG GTGTAAAGAAAGCTTTCAGGGGTTGTTACGAAGGCACCTCTTCGGAAGTAAgagaaaaactttataaaaatttcaaaaatattaacatctcAAGACTCTCCGTGTGTGAAGATAGCAATTGCAATTCTTTGGAGCTGCCTTTGCAATGTTACTCTTGCGGAGGAGTCAACAATTATGGTGGATGTCTGGATCCGAGTTCCAATCCTGATACACAAATCAGTAACTGCGAACCAAAGGCCAACATGACTCAAGTCTGCACTAGTTATTATATCTCAGATGCTAAGA AGGTGGTAAGGCGTTGTGCCAATGTAGACAAAACGGTCATTGATGTTTGTGACCTTATCAGTAACCAATTCGAAGGTGGAAGCAAAATTACACAGTGCAATTATTGTTCAGAAGATCTGTGTAACAAAGACATCATTAATGGTGCCTCCTTTAATGGTTTCAGTTTTTATACTTGCATTGTCGGTTTCGGAGCTGTTTTGCTCACTGGACGACTCTGA
- the LOC109603624 gene encoding uncharacterized protein LOC109603624, which translates to METSFCYSHRYKYGVGYKVERGCYSGTNNLTVCNELSRVRTSSNCLACTTETCNYQRILKTPGMSCYDCNDENQCFHPEQYSIPITTCSSENAVCFAFQAYPDGVKKAYRGCFNDGGTTSEVKEKLNEKYKNINISKLSVCEQSNCNSLQLPLECYTCGGVNNYGGCLDPSSNPDTQINKCEPKANMTQVCTSYYISDAKKVVRRCANVDKTVLDVCDLISNQFKGGSKITQCNYCSEDLCNKDIINGASFNGLSFYTLIVGFGAVLLTGRL; encoded by the exons ATGGAGACATCATTTTGCTATTCCCATAGGTACAAATATGGTGTCG GATACAAAGTTGAGAGAGGTTGTTACTCTGGTACTAACAACTTGACCGTTTGCAACGAATTGAGTAGAGTACGAACCTCATCAAATTGTTTGGCTTGTACTACAGAGACTTGTAACTACCAAAGAATTCTGAAAACTCCTG GAATGAGTTGCTACGATTGCAACGATGAAAACCAATGCTTTCACCCAGAACAATATTCGATTCCCATAACAACCTGCAGTTCGGAAAACGCAGTCTGTTTCGCTTTCCAGGCCTACCCAGATG GTGTAAAAAAAGCTTACAGGGGATGTTTTAATGATGGAGGTACTACTTCGgaagtaaaagaaaaacttaatgaaaaatacaaaaatattaacatctcGAAACTCTCCGTGTGTGAACAAAGCAATTGCAATTCTTTACAGTTGCCTTTGGAATGTTACACTTGCGGAGGAGTCAACAATTATGGTGGATGTCTGGATCCGAGTTCCAATCCCGATACACAAATCAATAAGTGCGAACCAAAGGCCAACATGACTCAAGTCTGCACTAGTTATTATATCTCAGATGCTAAGA AGGTGGTAAGGCGTTGTGCCAATGTAGACAAAACGGTCCTTGATGTTTGTGACCTTATCAGTAACCAATTCAAAGGTGGAAGCAAAATTACACAGTGCAATTATTGTTCAGAAGATCTGTGTAACAAAGACATCATTAATGGTGCCTCCTTTAATGGTCTCAGTTTTTATACTCTCATTGTCGGTTTCGGAGCTGTTTTACTCACTGGACGACTCTGA